GCCATAAATGCAATCTTGgggtccttcttctcctgcttggCCCTCTGTTCCTTGAGCTCAGCAATCCTTGCCCGCGTCCATTCGTCCCAGCATTCTTTCCGCGCCTTTGTTGTGCTGAGCGCCGTGTAGCGCGGGTCCTCGACCATTTTGCCGTCCTCTAGCAGCTTCTCCCACGAGCTGTAAGGATTGACGTTGAGGTCGATCAGCATATCCTGAAACAAGAATTTGGCGTCCTCTTCTGAGAATTCCACACCCTCTGCGCCTTCGGGCCAGTCCTCCATGTTGCCGTCGTCGTAGTCTCCCGGTTCAAGGCCATAATCTTCGCCCATGGCTTGCAGTTGAGCCGCAATATCCGCTTCTGTAAACTCGAGGGGGCCCTGGTCTTGTTCGTCCATAATCTCGGTACGCTGTCGCTTCGATGGGTGCTCActctcgtcctcgtcgccgtcttcgcccTGGCCCTCGTCATCGGTGACCTCGACCTCAACCTCTTCGTATTCATCGCTATCAAAGTCTGGGCCCTGAGCAGGTGtctcctcaacagccttgctctcctctcccttgggTTCGCCATCCTCTGGTTCGCCTCCCTTCTCCTCGTCTGCAGACTTGTTCTGTATTCGCTTCTTGTCCATTTCCAAGATGGCGGGCATGAGCTTCTCGGGTATGCGCCAGTAGCTCGCATTCTTGACCGGGTTGTAGACGAAGCGCCGCGAGTATTTTGTATACACCAGAATCCACGGCTCGCAGCCCGGAAtagcttcttttctcctcggCTTGTCCACGGGCTGAGGCCGCGGCCGGTTCTCGAAACCACCTCGGCCGCCAAAGCCGCCCCTTTGTGCCTGGGGTGGCGGTTGGTTGAACTGCGCCATGTATGCATTTGCGACATTGGGATCGGATAGATTGGGTACGGCAGCGTATGGAGAGTAGGATGGCTCTGGTGCAGGCTGAGGCGGCTGGCCGGGTCGTTTATACGTGGATTCTTTGGTTTCGGCATTGTAGTAGTACGAGTGGCCAGTCGGGGCCTTGTGTTCGGTCCAGCCCGGCGGCAGGGGCGCCAATTGCGCTGGCTTGTGAGTTGATTTGAGCATCTTGGCGATGCTGTTGAGTATGTTGTAGGCGcagaggtggtggtggatgtCGTTGGATATGGATttggaaaaggaagaagaagaaaaagttgatgccggagctggagatgcagcagcagcgcctgTCGGGACGAGTTCCGCGTTTTAGCGCTATTCCAGAAGCCAGAGCTCCCTAGCGCGTTCAGTTACTGGGGGCTTGACGCGCTGGGGGCACTGCAGGCGTCTATTGTTAGGCGGGGCAGCCCTTGTAAGTGAGCTCTCATGCAACCAAATTGAGTAAACCGCCAAAACTTGTTCCATGAAATCGTCATCAAACACCGCAGTCTACATTAGACGACTACATATGACGGATTTCAATGCTATGTTCCCGTGGAATTTGGTGTTTAAGTCATATTAGCTCTTTCAAAGTAAATAGAGTCATCAACTCTTCTGCAGTCCCAGCTTTGCAACTAATGCCTCTGCGATGTCCTTTGCAAATCCTTCATCATTCACATGcctctcatcctcaacaatCTTGATCCCGCTCCCGCTCAATCCTGACTTGACCGCCTCAAACAGCGCCTTATCTGCCTGTTCATCTTCAAACGGCCCTCCAGGAACAGCAATCATACTGACTCCCCCCTTGGGAATCCATACTTCAATCATATCCGGCCTCTTAGTCTTGCTGAGCTTCCGAGCAATAAACGCTCCAATCTCACGACACTCATCCGGCGAAGTCCTCAGCAGCGTAATAGTTGGATTGTGCTCATATATGACTCTCCCCTCGTGCTTCTCTGGCATCGTATTTCTCGGCCCAAAATTGACCATGTCGAGCGCCCCCAGAGACACAATATTCGGCAAACCAGTCTCAACGGCAGCGTCCAATCTCCCCTCTCCGGCCGACAACACGCCGCCAACCAAGTGGTCGCAAATCTCCGTGGTGGTGAGATCAATGACTGCGTCGAGCTGGCCCTCGCGAATGAGCCGCTCCATTGCTCGTCCTCCGGTGCCGACGGCGTGGAAAACATATGTTTCGACGGGGTAGTTTGACTCGAGGTGCGCGCGAATGGCATCAACGCCCGGCGTTGTCACACCAAACATTGTGATGCCCACCCGCCACTTCTTCATACTCGTAGACTCTTCCGCTGcatcttttgtttttctgtCGCGCCTGGCAGCGTAAGAGAGGGCAGCGTTTGCAATCGACGCCCCGGCATTGCTGAGAATGTCTCGCAGAATGGGATTCAGGCCGGCAACATCGACAACAGAATGCATCAGCATAATGTCCGTCTCGCCTACAACGGGTCTGGTATCGCCGCTCGCCATTGTCGAAACGATGAGCTTGGGGAATCCAACAGGAAGCACATCGCGCATGACGGCAGCGGAGAGCGCCGTGCCATTGGAACCTCCGGCGGAAATAATGCCATCGATGAGGCCCTGCTGGTATAGTTTCCGCACAGCTTGAGAGGCACACTCAGACATGAGCGTTACGAATTCTCCTCTGGTCAAATCTGATATACTGGTATCCTTGCCGTTGCCATATTTGGACAAAAGCTCGGCCTGGGAaatgacaatggcatcgtGAGTACACGGATCCCGTCCGACGTCGATGAGAATTGTTTTGACTCTGGCGGTTTCTTCCACCCTATCgcgaagaaagagaagctcCCGCAGCTTGGTATCGCAGCTCCCGATGATTGCTACCGAGGCCATTTTGATAGTAGAAATAATGAATGGTGAGATGGATTTACTTGCAGCAAGAGAAGATGCGGGGTATGCATGAGCTTTACGGCATGTTATAAGATCAAAGTCCAATGTCTCAGATCCGAGGTGTTTTGTGCTTCCTCAATCCCATAAACTAACCCATGATGCTCACAATCTCGATAAAAGGCACAGTGGCAATGAGTGACGGTCACTTGAGTTTCGGTTGGTGGAGACCTGATCTgacatcaacaagctcaagctcacgACTACTATTCCCTGCTAGTCCCCGCCGAGTTCCAGTTCCGGCCAAGGGCTGCTGTGATATGACGATACGGATTCATGGATCCAACAAGCGGTGGTCTTTTCAAGCTGGAGCCGGACAATTCACAGCTGTCTGTTTGATT
Above is a genomic segment from Trichoderma breve strain T069 chromosome 6, whole genome shotgun sequence containing:
- a CDS encoding WW domain-containing protein — protein: MLKSTHKPAQLAPLPPGWTEHKAPTGHSYYYNAETKESTYKRPGQPPQPAPEPSYSPYAAVPNLSDPNVANAYMAQFNQPPPQAQRGGFGGRGGFENRPRPQPVDKPRRKEAIPGCEPWILVYTKYSRRFVYNPVKNASYWRIPEKLMPAILEMDKKRIQNKSADEEKGGEPEDGEPKGEESKAVEETPAQGPDFDSDEYEEVEVEVTDDEGQGEDGDEDESEHPSKRQRTEIMDEQDQGPLEFTEADIAAQLQAMGEDYGLEPGDYDDGNMEDWPEGAEGVEFSEEDAKFLFQDMLIDLNVNPYSSWEKLLEDGKMVEDPRYTALSTTKARKECWDEWTRARIAELKEQRAKQEKKDPKIAFMAFLQEKASPKLYWPEFKRKYKKEDPMKDMKLSDKDREKAYREHINRLKMPQATLKSDLTALLRAQPVHLLNNKSLANGLPAQVLTDLRYISLEPKIRDPLVEAYVQTLPPPPQDPSSAAEDEEQKKAREAKERREKALEERNRMVEEQRRRRERDVAASKARLREEERELEFAMRVGKRGLQSQLASMSVKQQEGGEGEPS